A portion of the Parasteatoda tepidariorum isolate YZ-2023 chromosome 5, CAS_Ptep_4.0, whole genome shotgun sequence genome contains these proteins:
- the LOC107450304 gene encoding kxDL motif-containing protein 1: protein MSSNNLKESNAAENSSHINKLSAPVAFTQSLQHQVNEDDICAIIQSQKHMLSRFEKTNEMLVNCNSLLTSRYLGASKELKKQKTFLIDLKKDLESVFRRIRFLKMKLSQQYTEAFSASSINVLDEEEEQDEKETETGTSTVKECGTINASSSGSRGSSPCSISSPSTSDT from the exons ATGAGTTCAAACAATTTGAAAGAAAGTAATGCTGCAGAAAATTCCAGtcacattaataaattatcagcTCCTGTTGCTTTCACTCAATCTTTGCAGCATCAAGTTAATGAGGATGATATTTGTGCTATTATACAATCTCAAAAACACAT gttATCTCggtttgaaaaaacaaatgagATGCTTGTAAACTGCAATTCCCTTCTAACTAGTCGTTACCTTGGTGCtagtaaagaattaaagaaacaaaaaacctttctaattgatttaaaaaaagatttagagtCTGTTTTCAGAAGGATAAG GTTTCTAAAGATGAAGTTATCACAACAATATACAGAAGCCTTCTCTG caTCTAGTATCAATGTTCTTGATGAAGAAGAAGAACAGgatgaaaaagaaacagaaacaGGTACAAGTACAGTTAAAGAATGTGGCACAATAAATGCTAGCAGTTCTGGTAGTAGGGGTAGTTCACCTTGTTCCATCTCATCACCCTCAACATCTGATACGTGA